Proteins from one Nitrobacteraceae bacterium AZCC 2146 genomic window:
- a CDS encoding glutathione S-transferase (product_source=COG0625; cath_funfam=1.20.1050.10; cog=COG0625; pfam=PF13410; superfamily=47616), protein MFVASGLGPFSGQATHFKHYAPEVTYALERYQFEADRHFTVVDARLTERRYLLGDHYTVADMSLWGWARLLPFIVGEDGWNRFPNVARLVREISSRPAAERALSVLKAHEFKTEIDGETRSHMYQHLISTRT, encoded by the coding sequence ATGTTCGTAGCCTCAGGGCTCGGCCCCTTTTCTGGACAAGCTACACATTTCAAGCATTACGCGCCCGAGGTTACGTATGCCCTGGAACGTTACCAATTTGAGGCCGATCGTCATTTCACAGTGGTCGATGCGCGCTTGACTGAACGTCGCTATCTGTTGGGCGACCACTATACCGTTGCCGACATGAGCCTTTGGGGATGGGCGCGGCTGCTGCCCTTTATTGTAGGCGAAGACGGTTGGAACAGGTTTCCAAACGTCGCGAGGCTCGTGCGGGAGATCTCGTCACGCCCCGCCGCCGAAAGGGCGCTTTCAGTCCTCAAAGCTCACGAATTCAAGACTGAGATTGACGGAGAGACCCGCAGCCATATGTATCAGCATCTCATCTCTACGAGAACGTGA
- a CDS encoding putative MFS family arabinose efflux permease (product_source=COG2814; cath_funfam=1.20.1250.20; cog=COG2814; pfam=PF07690; superfamily=103473; transmembrane_helix_parts=Inside_1_48,TMhelix_49_71,Outside_72_85,TMhelix_86_108,Inside_109_119,TMhelix_120_142,Outside_143_145,TMhelix_146_168,Inside_169_174,TMhelix_175_197,Outside_198_206,TMhelix_207_226,Inside_227_257,TMhelix_258_275,Outside_276_289,TMhelix_290_308,Inside_309_314,TMhelix_315_337,Outside_338_378,TMhelix_379_401,Inside_402_402,TMhelix_403_425,Outside_426_427): MNVAKHVHQQAGRIEGSHGSQVAVLRTDDVTASQTEAVRHPHPLSVHHISPGMTFLLAACCGLIAAGSYFAQPLSTLIGRDLNLPPTVAGLIVTVSQLGYVLGLLLLAPLGDLVENRRLLLCMLGGSLLSLIVAAMAPIGAAFLSACFGIGVSSIAVQLLVTLASFMSDPKRRGHVVGNVTSGMLMGVLLAWPLASFVSSRFGWRMLFGADAAIIAAVGAALSRLLPQRFPTHRISYANLVGSLWSSFRRLPELRGRAATQALLFGSFSLFWTAVPMELRGHYGLKPDGIALFGLVGGIGALVAPVAGRLADRGIGRVTSLVGVVAVVLAFILAVSFDRVWVLGLAAIKLNAGVQINHVISQRAILSIEPHSASRLNSVYIAVFFLGGAAGSAMSVPVFLAGWLPFGLTGAALGMGALWLWAASTHG, translated from the coding sequence ATGAACGTTGCAAAGCATGTCCACCAACAGGCAGGCCGGATTGAAGGCTCCCACGGCTCACAGGTAGCTGTATTGCGGACCGATGACGTCACCGCATCTCAAACCGAGGCTGTCCGGCATCCTCACCCCCTGTCGGTGCATCATATTTCTCCTGGCATGACTTTCTTGCTCGCTGCCTGCTGTGGTCTGATCGCTGCTGGAAGCTACTTTGCGCAGCCGCTTTCTACCTTGATCGGCCGCGATCTAAACCTACCCCCCACCGTTGCGGGCCTGATCGTCACCGTAAGTCAGCTCGGCTATGTCCTTGGGCTCTTACTCCTCGCACCACTTGGGGATCTCGTCGAGAACCGCCGGCTTTTGCTCTGCATGCTCGGCGGATCGCTTCTTTCGCTCATCGTTGCGGCTATGGCGCCGATTGGTGCAGCCTTCCTGAGCGCCTGCTTCGGCATCGGGGTGTCTTCGATCGCGGTCCAATTGCTGGTGACTCTCGCGTCGTTCATGAGCGATCCAAAGCGACGTGGACACGTCGTGGGCAACGTTACCAGCGGAATGCTGATGGGTGTCCTTCTCGCGTGGCCATTGGCGAGCTTTGTGTCGAGCCGGTTCGGATGGCGGATGCTTTTTGGGGCCGACGCCGCGATCATTGCAGCCGTCGGCGCCGCGTTGAGCCGGCTATTGCCCCAGCGTTTTCCCACGCACCGCATAAGTTACGCCAATCTCGTGGGCTCTCTGTGGAGCTCCTTTCGCCGGCTGCCGGAGCTGCGCGGTCGGGCGGCAACGCAAGCGCTTCTGTTCGGAAGCTTCAGCTTGTTTTGGACGGCCGTACCGATGGAGCTCAGAGGCCACTACGGCCTCAAACCCGATGGCATTGCGCTTTTCGGACTCGTCGGCGGAATAGGCGCTCTCGTCGCGCCCGTTGCCGGTCGGCTGGCCGACCGAGGAATAGGAAGGGTCACAAGTCTTGTCGGGGTGGTAGCCGTCGTCTTAGCCTTTATCCTCGCGGTGTCATTTGATCGCGTTTGGGTTCTAGGGCTCGCCGCAATCAAACTGAATGCCGGCGTACAGATCAATCATGTTATTTCGCAACGCGCGATCTTGTCCATCGAACCTCATTCAGCGAGCAGACTGAATAGCGTCTACATCGCGGTCTTCTTTCTGGGAGGCGCCGCTGGTTCTGCTATGTCGGTACCCGTCTTCTTGGCGGGCTGGCTGCCGTTCGGCCTGACCGGCGCGGCGCTTGGAATGGGTGCATTGTGGCTTTGGGCTGCGAGCACACACGGGTGA
- a CDS encoding DNA-binding transcriptional LysR family regulator (product_source=COG0583; cath_funfam=1.10.10.10,3.40.190.10; cog=COG0583; pfam=PF00126,PF03466; superfamily=46785,53850) yields MAKPFDWNDLRFFLAVARSGTISLAGRRSGTDHATVGRRVTALEAALGVPLFQRNPRGYNLTRHGERLLATAEAMEKEAERYEEALSGQAQGVSGTVRISTLEGFGNFFLASRIGNFAAAHPRLSIELITIQQILALSRREADIAVTLVPPTTGRFVHERLTDYRLFVYGSRAYLDGNSPIRTRGDLSSHRFAGYIDDLIFTRGLDYLSEVAPGLKARLQNSSLHAQMEAAISGFGLCVLPAFIADARAELVRVLPDDVALSRSYWMVVHEDVAETAQVRLARRFIRQEAIDARPLFMGRCRAQP; encoded by the coding sequence ATGGCGAAGCCATTCGATTGGAACGACCTGCGGTTCTTTTTGGCGGTTGCAAGGTCCGGCACGATCTCGCTCGCCGGTCGACGGAGCGGAACGGATCACGCGACGGTTGGCCGGCGCGTGACTGCGCTCGAAGCTGCTCTAGGGGTGCCGCTCTTTCAACGCAATCCACGCGGTTACAATCTCACACGCCATGGGGAGCGTCTGCTCGCGACCGCCGAGGCGATGGAGAAGGAAGCTGAAAGGTACGAAGAGGCGCTATCGGGACAAGCACAAGGAGTGTCGGGCACGGTCCGGATCAGTACTCTGGAGGGTTTCGGAAATTTTTTCTTGGCGTCGCGCATCGGCAATTTCGCTGCCGCCCATCCACGGCTCTCAATCGAGCTCATCACGATCCAGCAGATCCTTGCCTTGTCGCGTCGCGAGGCGGACATCGCCGTTACGTTGGTTCCTCCGACTACCGGCCGCTTCGTTCACGAGCGTCTCACTGACTACCGTTTGTTTGTCTATGGCTCCCGCGCCTATCTGGATGGCAACTCACCCATACGGACACGAGGGGACTTGAGCTCTCACCGCTTCGCCGGATATATCGACGACCTGATCTTCACCCGAGGTCTGGACTATCTCTCGGAGGTGGCGCCCGGGTTGAAGGCGCGACTGCAGAATTCGAGCCTCCACGCGCAAATGGAGGCCGCCATTTCCGGGTTCGGGCTTTGCGTCCTTCCCGCCTTCATCGCCGATGCCCGCGCGGAACTCGTTCGGGTGCTGCCCGACGACGTGGCGCTCTCGCGTTCGTACTGGATGGTTGTTCACGAAGACGTCGCAGAGACGGCTCAAGTACGTCTGGCGCGCCGTTTCATTCGGCAGGAAGCCATCGATGCGCGGCCGCTGTTCATGGGACGCTGTCGCGCCCAACCGTGA
- a CDS encoding NAD(P)-dependent dehydrogenase (short-subunit alcohol dehydrogenase family) (product_source=COG1028; cath_funfam=3.40.50.720; cog=COG1028; pfam=PF00106; superfamily=51735), with protein sequence MPKLPTILIIGASRGLGLALASEYCSRDWNVIATVRSPSEYLSAVGARYPGRLTTETVDITDPNSVGKLKTRLGTTPVDILFVNAGICIARENTPIDVATTDFVELMVTNALSPMRMVEAFEDLVPGTGAIAVMSSELGSIEGNQGFWEIYSASKAALNMLMKCFAGRHAGDPRALLLIAPGWVRTEMGGPQALLSIEESIPSVVDMVENELGRPGLRFIDRNGAVLPW encoded by the coding sequence ATGCCGAAGCTGCCCACTATCCTGATCATCGGAGCTTCGCGAGGCCTGGGCCTCGCGTTGGCGTCCGAATATTGCAGCCGAGACTGGAACGTCATCGCGACCGTGCGCTCGCCCTCCGAGTATCTCTCAGCGGTCGGAGCCCGATACCCCGGCCGACTGACTACAGAGACCGTGGATATCACCGATCCAAACTCGGTTGGTAAACTCAAGACGCGCCTAGGCACCACTCCGGTGGACATCCTGTTCGTCAATGCAGGCATCTGCATCGCACGTGAAAATACGCCGATTGATGTCGCCACCACGGATTTTGTCGAGCTTATGGTAACTAACGCGCTCAGTCCGATGCGCATGGTGGAGGCATTCGAGGACCTAGTGCCCGGCACGGGGGCCATCGCCGTCATGTCGTCCGAACTTGGAAGCATCGAAGGGAATCAGGGCTTTTGGGAAATCTACAGCGCCAGCAAGGCGGCGCTGAACATGCTCATGAAATGCTTCGCCGGCCGCCACGCTGGCGACCCTCGAGCTCTGCTGCTGATTGCTCCTGGTTGGGTTCGGACGGAAATGGGTGGTCCCCAGGCGTTGTTGTCGATTGAAGAAAGCATCCCAAGCGTCGTCGACATGGTGGAAAACGAGCTCGGCAGGCCCGGTCTGCGATTTATCGATCGGAATGGCGCCGTTCTGCCTTGGTGA
- a CDS encoding DNA-binding transcriptional LysR family regulator (product_source=COG0583; cath_funfam=1.10.10.10,3.40.190.10; cog=COG0583; pfam=PF00126,PF03466; superfamily=46785,53850), producing MAFDGRLLSGVSVLAAVVEGGSFVKAAEALGLSSSGVSRAVSRLELRIGVRLFDRTTRSLHLTDEGSRFFEQVSPHLDAIEEAAILASGSSQTVRGRLRVNVDPFFSRMVLAPHLADFITRYPNLEIELLTSDLMGDLVAEGIDVAVRFGPQPISSQVARRLLETRILTVAAPSYIKRHGAPKVPADLAHHSCIQFRDPQSGRPFAWELHRGRKVVTVDGRGPVIMSDVGTMLEACVAGVGIAQVMALGVKDLLEKKKLIDLFPDWPGETFPLYAIHPSRRHAAAKVRAFIDFCIQTIQ from the coding sequence ATGGCGTTCGACGGCAGGCTTCTTTCAGGCGTGAGCGTGCTCGCCGCGGTCGTGGAAGGCGGCAGCTTCGTCAAAGCGGCAGAGGCGCTCGGTCTTTCTTCGTCCGGAGTAAGCCGTGCCGTATCCCGGCTTGAACTCAGGATTGGCGTGCGCCTGTTTGACCGCACGACGCGGTCGCTGCACCTGACCGACGAAGGCTCTCGTTTCTTCGAACAGGTTTCACCGCACCTCGATGCCATCGAAGAGGCCGCGATACTGGCGTCCGGATCATCGCAAACAGTGCGGGGCCGGCTTCGGGTCAATGTCGACCCATTCTTCTCGCGAATGGTACTCGCTCCGCATCTAGCCGACTTCATCACCCGATACCCCAACCTAGAGATAGAATTGCTGACAAGCGACCTCATGGGCGATCTCGTCGCGGAGGGGATAGACGTAGCGGTGCGATTTGGCCCCCAGCCGATTTCCTCACAAGTGGCGCGTCGCCTGTTGGAGACGCGCATCCTGACGGTGGCCGCGCCGAGCTACATCAAACGTCACGGCGCGCCGAAAGTGCCCGCCGACCTCGCACACCATTCCTGCATCCAATTTCGGGATCCGCAGTCCGGGCGCCCGTTCGCCTGGGAACTACACCGCGGTCGCAAAGTTGTCACCGTCGATGGTCGTGGGCCTGTCATCATGTCGGACGTCGGCACCATGCTCGAGGCGTGTGTCGCCGGCGTGGGAATTGCGCAGGTAATGGCGCTTGGTGTGAAGGATCTTCTAGAAAAGAAAAAGCTGATTGATCTTTTTCCGGACTGGCCGGGCGAAACCTTCCCGTTGTACGCCATCCATCCATCGCGGCGCCATGCCGCGGCGAAGGTCCGCGCCTTCATAGACTTCTGCATCCAGACGATTCAGTAG
- a CDS encoding alcohol dehydrogenase class IV (product_source=COG1454; cath_funfam=1.20.1090.10,3.40.50.1970; cog=COG1454; pfam=PF00465; superfamily=56796), protein MTVSSIALPRLLRIGAGAIDEVPAALAQLALNRPVVITDGYIAESGALGRLQSLLAAAGIQVRAFTGSIPDPTSRSVDAAVAFVNQGRHDCVIGFGGGSAIDTAKAAAVLTVRGGMIRSLKAPHQEDVPGLPIIAIPTTAGTGSEATRFTIVTDETTDEKMLCAGLAYLPSVAIVDYELTLTKPLRLTADTGIDALTHAIEAYVSRRANPFADGMAIAAMRAIWSNLRTACAEPANRAAREGMMLGSLQAGIAFSNASVALVHGMSRPIGAHFHIAHGLSNAMLLPTVTAWSAQEAMPRYAECAKAMGVALHSDEDAAAVSRLIDALRQVNEKLEVPTPRSYGINKQKWDQLLPLMAEQALSSGSPANNPRIPDAEMIEDLYRQAWD, encoded by the coding sequence GTGACCGTGTCGTCCATTGCCTTACCCCGCCTGCTCCGGATCGGCGCGGGAGCCATCGACGAGGTGCCGGCTGCGCTCGCCCAGCTCGCTCTCAATCGGCCGGTCGTAATCACGGATGGCTATATCGCCGAAAGCGGCGCGCTCGGCCGACTACAATCGTTGCTCGCCGCGGCCGGGATACAGGTGAGGGCATTCACTGGATCCATCCCCGACCCTACGTCAAGATCAGTCGATGCAGCGGTCGCATTCGTCAACCAAGGCAGGCACGACTGCGTGATCGGATTTGGGGGCGGCAGTGCCATCGATACGGCAAAAGCTGCAGCCGTCCTAACCGTGCGTGGTGGAATGATAAGAAGCTTGAAAGCGCCTCATCAGGAGGACGTTCCGGGCCTGCCCATCATTGCAATCCCAACGACTGCCGGTACAGGATCAGAGGCCACGAGGTTTACTATCGTTACAGACGAAACAACCGACGAGAAGATGCTCTGCGCCGGTTTGGCTTATCTTCCAAGTGTTGCAATCGTCGATTACGAATTAACGCTAACAAAACCGCTTCGCCTGACCGCCGACACAGGCATCGATGCCTTGACCCATGCGATTGAAGCGTACGTGTCGCGACGCGCGAACCCATTTGCCGACGGAATGGCTATCGCTGCAATGCGGGCGATCTGGAGCAACCTCCGCACCGCCTGCGCCGAACCGGCCAATCGCGCAGCGAGGGAAGGAATGATGCTCGGCTCGCTGCAGGCAGGGATCGCGTTCTCGAACGCTTCGGTCGCGCTTGTTCACGGAATGAGCAGGCCGATCGGAGCGCACTTTCATATCGCTCACGGCCTGTCCAATGCCATGCTTCTGCCAACGGTGACCGCGTGGTCTGCGCAAGAAGCAATGCCGCGCTACGCGGAATGTGCCAAGGCGATGGGCGTCGCCCTGCACTCGGACGAAGACGCGGCCGCCGTATCCCGCCTGATTGATGCGCTTCGGCAGGTCAACGAGAAGCTAGAAGTGCCGACACCGCGAAGCTACGGCATTAACAAGCAGAAGTGGGACCAACTGCTCCCATTGATGGCTGAGCAA